One genomic segment of Eikenella corrodens includes these proteins:
- the serS gene encoding serine--tRNA ligase encodes MLDIQLLRTDAAAVAAKLAQRGFVFDSAAFDALEAQRKALQMRTEELQSRRNSVSKQIGALKGQGKHAEAEAAMVEVAQIKTDLEQADTDYQAVQAQIDALLLGIPNLPHESVPAGKDETENVEVRRVGTPRQFDFEIKDHVDLGEKLGLDFETAAALSGARFSLMKGQVARLHRALAQFMLDTHTQQHGYTECYTPYIVSDSTLIGTGQLPKFGEDLFHVIRGGDESKTKQYLIPTAEVTLTNTVRERILPADALPLKLTAHSPCFRSEAGSHGKDTRGLIRQHQFDKVEMVQIAHPDHSYDALEEMVGHAERILQLLELPYRVITLCTGDMGFGAAKTYDLEVWVPAQNTYREISSCSNCEDFQARRMKARFKDEDGKNRLVHTLNGSGLAVGRTLVAVLENHQNADGSISIPAALRPYLGGVDKLVP; translated from the coding sequence ATGCTAGATATCCAACTTCTCCGTACCGATGCCGCCGCTGTAGCCGCCAAACTGGCACAACGCGGGTTTGTTTTTGATTCTGCCGCCTTCGACGCATTGGAAGCTCAGCGTAAGGCTCTGCAAATGCGTACCGAAGAGCTGCAATCCCGACGCAACAGTGTGTCCAAACAAATCGGTGCGCTCAAAGGGCAGGGCAAACATGCCGAAGCCGAAGCAGCTATGGTCGAAGTAGCACAGATCAAAACCGATTTGGAACAGGCTGATACCGACTACCAAGCCGTACAGGCACAAATCGATGCCTTGCTGCTAGGTATCCCGAATTTACCGCACGAGAGCGTGCCAGCCGGCAAAGATGAAACTGAAAACGTGGAAGTGCGCCGCGTAGGTACTCCGCGTCAATTTGATTTTGAAATCAAAGACCATGTGGACTTGGGCGAAAAGCTCGGCCTCGATTTTGAAACTGCTGCTGCTCTTTCCGGTGCCCGCTTCAGCCTGATGAAAGGCCAGGTTGCCCGCCTGCACCGTGCCTTGGCGCAATTTATGCTCGACACCCACACCCAGCAGCACGGCTACACCGAGTGCTACACCCCTTATATCGTCAGCGATAGCACTCTCATCGGTACTGGCCAGCTGCCCAAATTTGGTGAAGATTTGTTCCATGTTATCCGCGGTGGTGACGAGAGCAAAACCAAGCAGTACCTCATTCCCACAGCCGAAGTAACCCTGACCAACACCGTTCGCGAGCGCATCCTGCCGGCCGATGCCTTGCCTCTCAAACTCACCGCCCATTCACCCTGCTTCCGTAGCGAAGCCGGCTCGCACGGCAAAGACACGCGCGGCCTTATCCGCCAGCACCAATTTGATAAGGTAGAAATGGTGCAAATTGCTCACCCCGACCACTCCTACGACGCACTGGAAGAAATGGTCGGCCACGCCGAGCGCATCTTGCAACTGCTCGAACTGCCTTACCGCGTTATTACTCTGTGTACCGGCGATATGGGCTTCGGCGCCGCCAAAACCTACGATTTGGAAGTGTGGGTGCCCGCGCAAAATACCTATCGCGAAATCTCCAGCTGCTCCAACTGCGAAGATTTCCAAGCCCGCCGCATGAAAGCCCGCTTCAAAGATGAAGATGGTAAAAATCGCTTGGTGCACACCCTGAACGGCTCCGGCTTGGCAGTAGGCCGTACCTTAGTGGCGGTGCTGGAAAACCACCAAAACGCCGATGGCAGCATCAGCATCCCTGCTGCCTTGCGCCCCTATTTGGGCGGCGTGGACAAACTCGTCCCCTAA
- a CDS encoding integration host factor subunit alpha produces the protein MTLTKAELADILVEKVSNISKNDAKEIVELFFEEIRATLERGEEIKISGFGNFQLRDKPQRPGRNPKTGKEVPITARRVVTFHASQKLKGMVEHHYGKQN, from the coding sequence ATGACACTCACCAAAGCAGAATTAGCCGATATTCTGGTAGAAAAAGTCAGCAATATCAGCAAGAACGACGCAAAAGAAATCGTTGAACTATTCTTCGAAGAAATCCGTGCCACTTTAGAACGCGGCGAAGAAATCAAAATTTCCGGCTTCGGCAACTTTCAACTACGCGACAAACCGCAGCGCCCAGGCCGCAACCCCAAAACCGGCAAAGAAGTTCCGATTACCGCCCGTCGGGTGGTAACCTTCCACGCCAGCCAAAAACTCAAAGGCATGGTGGAACACCACTATGGCAAACAAAACTGA
- a CDS encoding thermonuclease family protein, with the protein MKGQLSLSLAKGYLKTNVVSFAKTNVVSFCGAKTSEANSAKIGMIGCAMLLAACSILPASAEPARSNTISGEVVRVWDGDTLHLQDGFGHRHKIRLAGIDAPELEQAHGKACRDRLAEQVLYRQVQAAIVDTDRYGRKVAQIRLNGRDINRQQVADGCAWHYRRYAREWQSEAEYAAYAEAEVQAKNQRLGLWRQASPQAPWQFRHRQQQQYRH; encoded by the coding sequence ATGAAAGGTCAGTTATCCCTTTCGCTGGCCAAAGGCTACCTGAAAACGAACGTAGTGAGTTTCGCTAAAACGAACGTAGTGAGTTTCTGTGGAGCTAAAACGAGCGAAGCAAATTCTGCCAAAATCGGTATGATTGGCTGTGCCATGCTGCTGGCCGCCTGTTCTATCTTGCCTGCCAGTGCCGAACCTGCCAGGAGCAACACCATCAGCGGCGAAGTGGTGCGCGTGTGGGACGGTGATACGCTGCATCTGCAAGACGGCTTTGGCCACCGACATAAAATCCGCCTTGCCGGCATTGATGCGCCGGAATTGGAGCAAGCCCACGGCAAAGCCTGCCGCGACCGTTTGGCCGAACAAGTGCTGTATCGGCAAGTGCAGGCCGCAATCGTGGATACCGACCGCTACGGCCGCAAAGTGGCACAAATCCGCCTGAACGGCCGTGATATTAACCGGCAGCAGGTGGCCGACGGCTGCGCCTGGCACTACCGCCGCTACGCCCGAGAATGGCAGAGTGAGGCTGAATATGCCGCTTATGCCGAAGCTGAGGTGCAAGCCAAAAACCAGCGGCTCGGCCTATGGCGGCAAGCTTCTCCGCAGGCACCGTGGCAGTTTCGTCACCGGCAGCAACAACAGTACCGGCATTGA
- the rdgB gene encoding RdgB/HAM1 family non-canonical purine NTP pyrophosphatase encodes MKELVLASGNAGKLREFNALFTELGWRVRPQSDFAVPECPEPHVSFVENALAKARHASRHSGLPALADDSGICAPALNGAPGVLSARYAGAEPRSDAANNAKLSADLAMQANRAVYYVCVLVLVRHADDPQPLIAEGVWYGQWQEQAAGSNGFGYDPHFYLPDLQQTAAQLTPDTKNQLSHRAQALRQLAAKIRAGF; translated from the coding sequence GTGAAAGAATTGGTATTAGCCAGCGGCAATGCTGGGAAATTGCGTGAATTCAATGCTCTGTTTACCGAACTCGGCTGGCGGGTGCGGCCGCAGTCAGATTTTGCCGTGCCCGAATGCCCGGAGCCGCATGTGAGTTTTGTGGAAAACGCGCTGGCCAAGGCGCGACATGCCAGCCGACATAGCGGTCTGCCCGCGCTGGCCGACGATAGCGGCATTTGCGCTCCCGCCCTAAACGGCGCGCCGGGGGTGCTCTCCGCACGCTATGCCGGAGCGGAACCGCGTTCTGATGCAGCCAACAATGCCAAACTGAGCGCCGATTTAGCGATGCAGGCCAACCGTGCCGTGTATTACGTTTGCGTACTGGTTTTGGTGCGCCACGCTGATGATCCGCAGCCGCTGATTGCCGAAGGCGTATGGTACGGGCAATGGCAGGAGCAGGCTGCTGGGAGCAACGGCTTTGGTTACGACCCGCATTTCTACCTGCCCGATTTGCAGCAAACCGCTGCCCAGCTCACGCCGGACACCAAAAACCAACTCAGCCACCGTGCCCAAGCTTTGCGGCAACTGGCAGCAAAAATACGTGCCGGGTTTTAA
- a CDS encoding tyrosine-type recombinase/integrase — MSIGWTAQIEAWLHSLQQQNHSPHTLAAYRRDLTWLADFQPQSKLARPLFTAALRQLGQQNQHPRSIARRLSAWRQFCRWLVQTGYLKADPTHGLKAPKAPERLPKAVPAEPLNQLLDQAPENPLDSRDLAIFELLYGSGLRLAEACALDLDDLNLQSGWIAVTGKGRKQRHLPLTAQSIRALAGYLKTRTAAPDETALFTGRTGRRLGARQIQKRLQQFATHHGSRHLSPHMLRHSYASHLLQNARDIRAVQELLGHSQLATTQHYTKLDFDHLARIYDDAHPRAKRRQGKAETVQGQDNEDKIEK; from the coding sequence ATGAGCATCGGTTGGACAGCACAAATCGAAGCCTGGCTGCACAGCCTGCAGCAGCAAAACCACTCCCCCCACACCCTGGCCGCCTACCGCCGTGACCTTACCTGGCTGGCCGATTTTCAGCCGCAAAGCAAACTTGCCCGCCCCTTATTCACCGCCGCCCTGCGCCAGTTGGGCCAACAAAACCAACACCCCCGCAGCATCGCCCGCCGGCTCAGCGCTTGGAGGCAGTTTTGCCGCTGGCTGGTGCAAACAGGCTACCTGAAAGCCGACCCGACCCACGGCCTAAAAGCCCCGAAAGCTCCTGAGCGCCTGCCTAAAGCCGTACCCGCCGAGCCACTCAACCAACTCCTCGACCAAGCCCCGGAAAACCCACTCGACAGCCGCGACCTCGCCATCTTCGAGCTACTCTACGGCAGTGGCCTGCGCTTGGCTGAAGCCTGTGCCCTCGATTTGGACGACCTCAACCTACAAAGCGGTTGGATAGCCGTCACCGGTAAAGGCCGCAAACAACGCCACCTACCCCTTACTGCCCAAAGCATCCGTGCCCTCGCAGGCTACCTAAAAACCCGTACCGCCGCGCCCGACGAAACCGCCCTGTTCACCGGCCGCACCGGCCGCCGCCTCGGCGCTCGCCAAATCCAGAAACGCCTACAGCAATTCGCCACCCACCATGGCAGCCGACACCTCAGCCCCCATATGCTGCGCCACAGCTACGCCAGCCATCTGCTGCAAAACGCCCGCGACATCCGCGCTGTGCAAGAGCTGCTCGGCCACAGCCAACTTGCCACTACCCAGCACTACACCAAGCTGGATTTCGACCATCTCGCCCGCATATACGACGATGCCCACCCGCGCGCCAAACGTCGACAAGGTAAAGCTGAAACAGTGCAAGGACAGGATAACGAAGACAAAATAGAGAAATAG
- a CDS encoding ferredoxin--NADP reductase: protein MAAFNTQKVLSVHHWTDAYFTFTCTRDDSLRFENGQFVMVGLLVDGKPLMRAYSVASANWEEHLEFFSIKVPDGPLTSRLQHLKVGDEVLISKKPTGTLICGDLNPGKHLYLLSTGTGIAPFLSITKDPEVYEQFEKVILVHGVRYKKDLAYYDRFTQELPNHEYLGEMIREKLIYYPIVSREEFEHQGRLTDLMRSGKLFEDIGLPPINPQDDRAMLCGSPAMLKDTSDVLNSFGLTVSPKMGQRGDYLIERAFVDQ from the coding sequence ATGGCAGCCTTCAACACACAAAAAGTCCTGTCCGTACACCACTGGACCGACGCCTATTTCACCTTCACCTGCACCCGCGACGACAGCCTGCGTTTTGAAAACGGGCAATTCGTCATGGTCGGCCTGTTGGTGGACGGCAAACCCCTGATGCGTGCATACAGTGTGGCTTCCGCCAACTGGGAAGAGCATCTCGAATTTTTCAGCATTAAAGTGCCGGATGGCCCGCTCACCAGCCGCTTGCAGCACCTTAAAGTCGGCGACGAAGTGCTCATCAGCAAAAAGCCCACCGGCACTCTGATTTGCGGCGATTTAAACCCCGGAAAACACCTCTATCTGCTCTCCACCGGTACCGGCATCGCGCCGTTCTTGAGTATTACCAAAGACCCGGAAGTGTATGAGCAATTTGAAAAAGTCATTCTCGTGCATGGTGTGCGCTATAAAAAAGACCTCGCTTACTATGACCGCTTCACCCAAGAGCTGCCTAACCACGAATACTTGGGCGAAATGATTCGCGAGAAACTGATTTACTACCCCATTGTTTCCCGAGAGGAATTCGAACACCAAGGCCGACTTACCGATTTGATGCGGAGCGGCAAACTGTTCGAGGATATCGGCCTGCCGCCGATTAATCCGCAAGATGACCGCGCCATGTTGTGCGGCAGCCCGGCCATGCTCAAAGACACCAGTGATGTGCTCAACAGCTTCGGTCTCACTGTGTCGCCCAAAATGGGGCAGCGCGGTGATTATCTGATTGAACGCGCGTTTGTGGACCAATAA
- a CDS encoding PHP domain-containing protein, with product MIDLHCHSNVSDGALPPREVVKLAHANGCTLLALTDHDHTGGLAEARQEAEALGIRLINGVEISVSWRKRTIHIVGLNFDETDTVLQNLLARLRRGRLERFLRMAEKLEKKGLAGACEGALALVPNREMASRTHLAQWLMEQGHVRNKQQAFKKYLGDGKPGYVRHEWVTLEEAVAAILGAGGIAVVAHPIRYGLSATAQRNLFTEFKALGGQAIEVHSSTTDLNDRLNYARLAEQHGFLASAGSDFHRIGDFGSGRLGACPPLPERCRPVWQEFCL from the coding sequence ATGATAGATTTACACTGCCATTCCAATGTTTCAGATGGTGCTCTGCCACCACGCGAAGTGGTGAAACTGGCGCACGCCAATGGCTGCACCTTGCTCGCGCTTACCGACCATGACCATACCGGCGGTCTGGCTGAAGCACGTCAGGAAGCGGAAGCCTTGGGCATCCGGCTGATAAACGGCGTGGAAATCTCCGTGAGTTGGCGCAAACGTACCATTCATATTGTCGGTCTCAATTTCGATGAAACCGATACCGTGCTACAAAACCTGCTGGCTAGGCTGCGCCGCGGTCGGTTGGAGCGTTTTCTGCGTATGGCGGAAAAGCTTGAGAAGAAAGGCCTCGCCGGTGCCTGTGAGGGCGCACTTGCGCTGGTGCCAAACCGTGAAATGGCCAGCCGCACCCATCTGGCGCAATGGTTGATGGAACAAGGCCATGTGCGCAACAAACAGCAGGCTTTTAAAAAATATTTGGGTGATGGCAAGCCCGGCTATGTGAGGCATGAATGGGTTACGCTCGAAGAAGCTGTGGCTGCCATTCTGGGCGCAGGTGGCATTGCTGTTGTCGCTCACCCCATTCGCTATGGTCTCTCCGCTACCGCGCAACGTAATTTATTCACTGAATTTAAAGCGCTGGGTGGGCAGGCTATTGAGGTGCACAGCAGCACGACCGACTTGAACGACCGCCTCAACTATGCCCGCCTCGCTGAGCAACACGGCTTTCTGGCCAGCGCTGGTAGCGATTTCCATCGCATAGGCGACTTCGGCAGCGGTCGCCTCGGCGCTTGCCCGCCATTGCCCGAACGCTGTCGGCCGGTTTGGCAAGAATTTTGCTTGTAG
- a CDS encoding acyl-CoA thioesterase — protein sequence MPAAQRIQINLPEHFCFSTRITVEVGHLNYGNHLANDAVLRIAHEARLRFLAAHGCTEIDAFGAGLIMADAAVQYRTQAFHGEELLVQVALGEISKVGFPFFAKLTRLYDQAEIARVQCGMVFFNYASQRIERTPDTFRTHFARYGAAQ from the coding sequence ATGCCCGCCGCCCAACGCATCCAAATCAACCTGCCCGAGCACTTCTGTTTTTCAACCCGCATCACGGTAGAAGTCGGTCATCTCAATTATGGCAACCACCTCGCCAACGATGCCGTTTTGCGTATCGCCCACGAAGCCCGTCTGCGCTTTCTTGCTGCACACGGCTGCACCGAAATCGACGCCTTTGGCGCTGGTCTGATTATGGCTGATGCTGCCGTGCAATATCGCACCCAAGCCTTTCATGGCGAGGAGCTGTTGGTTCAGGTAGCCTTAGGCGAAATTAGCAAGGTCGGCTTCCCGTTTTTCGCCAAACTCACCCGCCTCTACGACCAGGCCGAAATCGCCCGTGTGCAATGCGGCATGGTGTTTTTCAACTACGCCTCCCAGCGTATCGAACGCACCCCCGACACCTTCCGCACCCATTTTGCCCGCTACGGAGCAGCGCAATGA
- the ccoO gene encoding cytochrome-c oxidase, cbb3-type subunit II, with translation MQLQKLAEEKVGYLIVFTFLLISVGLFVEVVPLFFSPTVTQPIPGVKPYTALQVAGRDIYIREGCYNCHSQMIRPFRAETERYGHYSVAGESVYDHPFQWGSKRTGPDLARVGGRYSDEWHRRHLINPRQVVADSNMPAFPWLARNRVDGETVASHMRALRRVGVPYSDEEIASAPAQVEGKSEMEAVIAYLQGLGLALKNTHEVRK, from the coding sequence ATGCAACTGCAAAAACTTGCCGAAGAAAAAGTAGGCTACCTGATTGTGTTTACCTTTCTGCTGATCAGCGTTGGGTTGTTTGTTGAGGTTGTGCCACTGTTTTTCAGCCCAACCGTTACTCAGCCAATCCCAGGCGTGAAGCCCTATACGGCGCTTCAGGTGGCTGGCCGAGATATTTATATCCGTGAAGGCTGCTACAACTGCCACTCCCAAATGATCCGCCCCTTCCGTGCTGAAACCGAGCGCTATGGCCATTATTCTGTGGCCGGTGAATCGGTGTACGATCATCCGTTCCAGTGGGGTTCCAAGCGTACTGGTCCAGATTTGGCTCGCGTGGGTGGCCGCTATTCCGATGAATGGCACCGCCGTCACCTGATTAATCCGCGCCAAGTAGTGGCAGATTCCAATATGCCCGCTTTCCCATGGTTGGCACGAAACCGTGTGGATGGAGAAACTGTGGCCAGCCATATGCGTGCCCTGCGCAGGGTAGGTGTGCCTTATAGCGATGAGGAAATCGCCTCTGCTCCGGCGCAGGTGGAAGGCAAATCCGAGATGGAAGCGGTCATCGCTTATCTGCAAGGCTTGGGTTTGGCACTGAAAAATACCCATGAAGTAAGAAAATAA
- the ccoN gene encoding cytochrome-c oxidase, cbb3-type subunit I codes for METQTYNYKVVRQFAVMTVVWGVVGMLVGVIVAAQLYFPQLNLSEVGPWFHFGRLRPLHTNAVIFAFGGCGLIATSYYVVQRTCNARLYGGWLPAFTFWGWQLVIVLAAVTLPMGYTQGKEYAELAWPIDILITLVWVAYAIVFFGTLAKRKVKHIYVANWFYGAFILAVALLHVVNSLAVPAGLFDMTSYPIYAGAIDAMVQWWYGHNAVGFFLTAGFLGMMYYFVPKQAGRPVYSYRLSVVHFWALIFTYMWAGPHHLHYTALPDWTQSLGMVLSLILFVPSWGGMINGIMTLSGAWDKLRTDPILKFLVVSLSFYGMSTFEGPMMSIKTVNALSHYTDWTVGHVHAGALGWVGFVTMGSIYYLIPRLFGQKEMYSTKMVEAHFWIGTVGIVLYIASMWIAGVMQGLMWGALNEDGTLTNPDFVASVRESMRFYLIRLSGGLLYLVGMVLMAYNVYRTAVAGKPVDAAIPALTQNQQH; via the coding sequence ATGGAAACACAAACCTATAACTACAAAGTAGTGCGGCAGTTTGCTGTGATGACAGTGGTTTGGGGTGTGGTTGGGATGTTGGTTGGGGTAATCGTGGCGGCACAGCTCTATTTCCCACAACTGAATCTGTCTGAGGTGGGACCATGGTTCCATTTCGGTCGTTTACGCCCGCTGCACACCAATGCTGTTATTTTTGCATTCGGCGGCTGCGGCCTGATCGCCACATCTTATTATGTGGTGCAGCGCACTTGTAACGCCCGCTTGTATGGCGGCTGGCTCCCAGCCTTTACCTTTTGGGGCTGGCAGCTGGTGATTGTGCTGGCGGCGGTTACTCTGCCAATGGGCTATACACAAGGCAAAGAATATGCCGAATTGGCTTGGCCGATTGATATTCTGATTACTCTGGTTTGGGTGGCTTATGCCATTGTGTTTTTCGGCACGCTCGCTAAACGTAAAGTAAAACACATTTATGTAGCCAACTGGTTTTACGGTGCATTCATTTTGGCCGTGGCACTGTTGCATGTTGTCAACAGTTTAGCTGTGCCTGCCGGCTTGTTCGATATGACCTCCTACCCCATCTACGCCGGCGCGATTGATGCCATGGTGCAATGGTGGTATGGCCACAATGCCGTAGGCTTCTTCCTCACCGCCGGCTTCTTGGGCATGATGTATTACTTCGTGCCTAAACAAGCAGGTCGACCTGTGTACTCATACCGCTTGTCTGTGGTGCACTTTTGGGCGCTGATTTTCACCTATATGTGGGCTGGCCCGCATCATCTGCACTACACCGCACTGCCAGACTGGACGCAGTCTTTGGGTATGGTGTTGTCGCTGATTCTGTTTGTGCCCTCTTGGGGCGGCATGATCAACGGTATCATGACTCTTTCCGGCGCGTGGGACAAACTGCGCACTGACCCGATTCTTAAATTCCTCGTGGTTTCTCTCTCCTTCTACGGTATGTCTACCTTTGAAGGTCCGATGATGTCGATTAAAACCGTAAACGCCCTGAGCCACTATACCGACTGGACGGTTGGCCACGTGCATGCTGGTGCTTTGGGTTGGGTAGGTTTTGTGACCATGGGCTCGATTTACTATCTGATCCCGCGCCTGTTCGGCCAGAAGGAAATGTACAGTACCAAAATGGTGGAAGCGCATTTCTGGATCGGCACAGTGGGTATTGTGCTGTATATCGCCTCCATGTGGATTGCCGGTGTGATGCAGGGTTTGATGTGGGGCGCGTTGAACGAAGACGGTACGCTTACCAATCCTGATTTCGTTGCCTCGGTTCGTGAAAGCATGCGCTTTTATCTGATCCGCTTATCCGGTGGTCTGTTGTATCTGGTGGGTATGGTATTGATGGCATACAACGTTTACCGCACCGCAGTAGCGGGCAAGCCGGTGGATGCTGCTATTCCTGCTCTCACACAGAACCAACAGCACTAA
- a CDS encoding M61 family metallopeptidase: MPHYTITPLLKQHLFRVCLRFSHHGSQPVLLTLPNWVPGSYMIREFARHIIRIEASCNGQAADLQAISKNIWQAEENTPGDWIIEYDVYAFDLSVRGCYLDSERAFFDGAALFFQVASHTEELHQVELCFPSQWQTATALPRLGDHLYQADNYRHLIDCPLEAGTLEILEFTAAGIPHRIVLSGHYPDFDRQRLLADTQAICTAQLQFFPNPAPFAHYTFLLHLGDHIYGGLEHTSSTALLADRSWLPENNLAEASTNYTQLLGLISHEYFHAWNVKSIKPAALAQSDLNQEAYTELLWAFEGITSYYDDLFLVRSGRISPAAYLELLAKTITRVHRNPGHRRQTLAQSSFHAWDKYYKQNENSPNAITSYYQQGALAALCLDLYIRKQSRHSLDSIMQSLYQDWLTRKQPLHETEWEELAQTITSLDLHNLFDQLIRSTQALPLEIALAHAGLRLHWLPLPPSHNGGCGPLPPIPPANDFGARFQQNGSDITISHVLNGSSAEHAGLAPGDRIIAINGYAANDFATQWQQQKIGSQVKLHYFRHSVLHHTTAPVQPATANTAWLTIENSAALQAWLQI; encoded by the coding sequence ATGCCTCACTACACCATTACCCCACTACTCAAACAACATCTCTTCCGTGTTTGCCTGCGTTTCAGCCACCACGGCAGCCAACCCGTTCTCCTCACCTTACCCAACTGGGTGCCCGGTAGCTATATGATTCGTGAGTTTGCCCGGCACATCATCCGCATTGAAGCCAGCTGCAACGGCCAAGCTGCCGATTTACAAGCCATCAGCAAAAATATCTGGCAGGCCGAAGAAAATACACCCGGCGACTGGATCATCGAATACGATGTTTATGCTTTCGATCTCTCCGTGCGCGGTTGCTATTTAGATAGCGAACGCGCTTTCTTCGACGGCGCCGCCCTGTTTTTTCAGGTAGCCTCACACACTGAAGAGCTACACCAAGTCGAACTCTGTTTCCCCAGCCAATGGCAAACCGCCACCGCTCTGCCCAGACTAGGTGACCATCTCTACCAAGCAGACAACTACCGCCACCTCATCGACTGCCCGCTGGAAGCCGGCACTCTCGAAATTCTCGAATTCACCGCTGCCGGCATTCCACACCGCATCGTCCTCAGCGGCCACTACCCCGACTTCGACCGCCAACGCCTGCTAGCCGACACCCAAGCCATCTGCACCGCCCAACTCCAATTCTTCCCCAACCCCGCCCCGTTTGCGCACTACACCTTCCTGCTGCATCTGGGCGACCACATCTACGGCGGCCTCGAACACACATCATCTACTGCCCTACTCGCCGACCGCAGCTGGCTACCTGAAAACAACCTTGCTGAAGCCTCTACCAACTATACCCAGCTGCTCGGCCTGATTTCTCATGAATACTTCCATGCTTGGAACGTCAAATCCATCAAACCTGCCGCCCTCGCCCAATCCGACCTCAACCAAGAAGCCTACACCGAGCTTTTATGGGCATTCGAAGGCATTACATCTTATTACGACGACCTATTCCTCGTGCGCAGCGGTCGAATCAGCCCTGCTGCCTATCTCGAGCTCTTAGCCAAAACCATCACCCGTGTGCACCGCAACCCCGGCCATCGACGGCAAACCCTCGCCCAATCCAGCTTCCACGCCTGGGACAAATACTACAAACAAAACGAAAACAGCCCCAACGCCATCACCAGCTACTACCAGCAAGGCGCCCTCGCCGCCCTCTGCCTCGACCTCTATATCCGCAAGCAAAGCCGGCACAGCCTCGATAGCATTATGCAGTCCCTCTATCAAGACTGGCTGACCAGAAAACAACCGCTGCATGAAACCGAATGGGAAGAGCTTGCCCAAACCATCACCAGCCTCGATTTACACAATCTGTTTGACCAGCTCATCCGCAGTACCCAAGCCCTGCCCCTTGAAATAGCCCTCGCCCACGCCGGTTTACGCCTACACTGGCTACCCCTGCCGCCTTCTCACAACGGAGGCTGCGGGCCACTCCCCCCTATTCCGCCAGCCAATGACTTCGGCGCCCGCTTCCAGCAAAACGGCAGCGACATCACCATCAGCCACGTACTCAATGGCAGCAGTGCCGAACATGCCGGCCTAGCCCCTGGCGACCGCATCATCGCCATTAATGGCTATGCCGCCAACGATTTTGCTACCCAATGGCAGCAACAAAAAATCGGCAGCCAAGTCAAGCTACACTACTTCCGGCACAGCGTATTGCACCACACCACCGCCCCTGTACAACCTGCCACTGCCAATACCGCTTGGCTAACCATCGAAAATTCAGCTGCACTGCAAGCTTGGCTGCAAATATAA